One genomic segment of Suttonella sp. R2A3 includes these proteins:
- a CDS encoding uroporphyrinogen-III C-methyltransferase, with the protein MSDKKNPSNQQNKANQRQPETKKPDVKATAETKKPEVNTTQGNKPTTSGTAQANKADNKPQTGLNKGADPKVAPSQKPAAQTPKPDPKVTSSKPAATQTPNKAQSAQKSPATSTDSMSSKANTPPPASRTNHKANSGSGKGNILPLVISLVALGVGGYGVYLGMNQPADPNIAELKQSVQSLNEAQSQQVSADEIESLKKDIQQIQEQQVSDQQIQSLIDQSIKSAGDEQQKAFSAQLAEQSAAASQPTGLSKQDVQTMIKSALSSAGGDAPKVDLSEEMAQIESYKQEIAQLAEQTQNTIGSQLKQAQTQISENKAQPLVYPLINNLSLANIASDSRQYDTAARYLQQAEESFSSLHLDQPPYANFAGKISEMAAQYDQLAASENPSTKVAGLIAGIDEWPFKTPESENLLASNEQAATDDWSAKLKSVGNDILTSTVSITNNDAAGLDWVSKNPALQQIVRENVRLDLSMARNLLATGEFDAYQSLAETLSTQIERYFDTNNEAVSGALQTLSDAGQAQASETPDIASLISELQQAK; encoded by the coding sequence ATGAGCGACAAGAAGAACCCCTCAAATCAGCAAAATAAAGCTAATCAACGCCAACCCGAGACAAAAAAGCCCGATGTGAAGGCTACTGCAGAAACTAAAAAGCCCGAAGTAAATACAACTCAAGGTAACAAACCGACCACGAGCGGCACGGCACAAGCGAATAAAGCCGACAACAAACCACAAACAGGTTTGAATAAAGGTGCAGATCCTAAAGTGGCTCCAAGTCAAAAACCAGCAGCGCAAACACCTAAGCCAGATCCTAAAGTAACAAGCAGCAAACCTGCAGCCACACAGACACCAAATAAAGCGCAAAGTGCACAAAAAAGCCCAGCGACTTCAACTGACAGCATGTCGTCTAAAGCAAATACCCCACCACCAGCTTCGCGCACAAACCATAAAGCAAACAGTGGTTCGGGTAAGGGTAATATCTTGCCGTTGGTTATTTCCTTAGTCGCCTTAGGGGTTGGCGGTTACGGGGTATATCTCGGCATGAACCAGCCAGCTGATCCGAATATTGCTGAATTAAAGCAAAGCGTGCAGAGTTTAAACGAGGCGCAAAGCCAGCAAGTAAGCGCCGATGAGATTGAAAGCTTGAAAAAAGACATTCAACAAATTCAAGAGCAACAAGTCAGCGACCAACAGATTCAATCACTAATCGATCAAAGCATTAAATCCGCAGGCGATGAGCAACAAAAAGCGTTCTCAGCACAACTCGCTGAACAAAGCGCTGCTGCATCACAGCCAACGGGCTTAAGCAAACAAGATGTGCAAACGATGATCAAATCCGCGTTAAGCAGCGCTGGTGGTGATGCACCAAAAGTGGATTTGAGCGAAGAAATGGCACAAATTGAATCGTATAAACAAGAGATTGCCCAGCTTGCTGAGCAAACACAAAACACAATTGGCAGCCAGTTAAAGCAAGCACAAACGCAAATCAGCGAAAACAAAGCCCAACCACTGGTTTATCCGCTGATCAACAACTTGAGTTTAGCCAATATCGCCTCTGATAGCCGCCAGTACGATACGGCCGCACGCTATTTACAGCAAGCTGAAGAAAGCTTTAGCTCGCTACATTTAGACCAGCCTCCATATGCCAACTTCGCTGGCAAAATTAGTGAGATGGCAGCCCAATACGACCAGCTTGCCGCTTCAGAGAATCCATCGACTAAAGTGGCTGGATTAATTGCTGGCATCGATGAATGGCCATTTAAAACGCCAGAGAGTGAAAACTTACTCGCTAGCAATGAACAAGCGGCAACTGATGATTGGTCAGCCAAACTTAAGTCCGTTGGCAACGATATCCTTACCAGCACCGTAAGCATCACCAATAACGATGCCGCCGGCTTGGACTGGGTGAGCAAAAACCCAGCGTTACAGCAAATCGTTCGTGAAAATGTTCGCTTAGATCTCAGCATGGCGCGCAACCTGCTCGCCACCGGTGAGTTTGATGCGTATCAAAGCCTCGCTGAAACATTAAGCACACAGATTGAGCGCTATTTCGACACCAATAATGAGGCTGTCAGTGGTGCGTTACAAACGCTAAGCGATGCCGGACAAGCACAAGCGAGCGAGACTCCAGATATCGCCAGCTTAATCAGCGAACTCCAACAAGCGAAATAA